From Cellulomonas fimi ATCC 484, a single genomic window includes:
- a CDS encoding class II aldolase/adducin family protein encodes MSSTDARPRATQALREEILYYCRESVRAGLNFNTQGNISVRVHGDDGFEGIVITPSDVRYDAMHPEDMLVVDLDGNVVEGDLLPSTELPVHLAHYRRRPDVQAIVHTESTFVNVLGALGQRIDPVLLNMVLYAKGPVPVMPFEFSTCADFGRRSAELMGDDVNAVVWANHGLLAVGVSLKLAFKVAVAVEENAEVLYHAQRAGTPTILEYDRIAIPEGARLP; translated from the coding sequence ATGAGCAGCACCGACGCACGACCGCGCGCGACCCAGGCGCTGCGCGAGGAGATCCTCTACTACTGCCGCGAGTCCGTCCGTGCCGGCCTCAACTTCAACACCCAGGGCAACATCAGCGTCCGCGTGCACGGCGACGACGGGTTCGAGGGCATCGTCATCACCCCGTCCGACGTGCGCTACGACGCCATGCACCCCGAGGACATGCTCGTCGTCGACCTCGACGGGAACGTCGTCGAGGGCGACCTGCTGCCGTCCACCGAGCTGCCCGTCCACCTCGCGCACTACCGCCGCCGCCCCGACGTCCAGGCGATCGTCCACACCGAGTCGACGTTCGTGAACGTCCTCGGGGCGCTCGGGCAGCGGATCGACCCCGTGCTGCTCAACATGGTGCTCTACGCCAAGGGCCCGGTCCCGGTCATGCCGTTCGAGTTCTCCACGTGCGCCGACTTCGGCCGCCGCAGCGCCGAGCTCATGGGCGACGACGTCAACGCCGTCGTCTGGGCCAACCACGGCCTGCTCGCCGTCGGCGTGTCCCTCAAGCTCGCGTTCAAGGTCGCCGTGGCCGTCGAGGAGAACGCCGAGGTGCTCTACCACGCGCAGCGCGCGGGCACCCCGACGATCCTCGAGTACGACCGCATCGCGATCCCCGAGGGCGCTCGGCTGCCCTGA
- the nirB gene encoding nitrite reductase large subunit NirB: MRTAPTPVLGRVVVVGAGMVAHRLVAGLLDRAPADGWHVTVVGDEPWAPYDRVHLSELLTAGRTPEDLALEPTVWDDPRTTLLTGDAVEKLDRDAQTVTTRSGVVLPYDQLVLATGSWAWTPRTEGTELPGVFRYRTMADLQAMQTWVAERSEALGRPLRGAVVGGGVLGLEAAAALQHLGASATVVEFADHLMNVQLDAGGGEALRVLVGDLGIDVRTSTGCTGLAPAADGAVATMRLSSDDEIPADVVVFSTGVRPRDRLARESGLAIGERGGVVVGATCRTSDAAIWAIGECASFENECTGLVAPGNAMADVVVDRLLGGPRLYTPAPEGTKLKGVGIDAASFGDVFGLTPGALEVTFTDPVARTYRKLVVSDDARTLLGGVFVGDAALYPQLRPMLGRPLGADPSAFLAPEGGAHDTGADLPDDVVVCSCTNVTAGTVREAVTEHGCTTVGEVKACTKAGTVCGSCVPVVTKIMNAQLEASGIAVSRAMCEHFAMPRAELYALVAASELRTFSEIVAAHGTGRGCAVCKPVVASILSSLRAGHVLERDHAGLQDTNDHVMANLQKDGTYSVIPRVPGGEITPEKLVVLGQVAADFGLYTRITGAQRIGMFGARIDQLPAIWQRLIDAGFESGQAYGKSLRAVKSCVGSAWCRFGVRDSVGMGILLENRYRGLRTPHKFKVGVSGCARECAEARGKDVGVIATAGGWNVYVGGNGGANPRHADLLAEDLDDDGLVAVIDRFLALYVRRGDRLQRTAPFVAEYPGGIEALRAVLVDDTEGIVAELEAEIAAHVDDYRDEWAAALEDPDKLDRFTAFVNAPGEHDPDLRYTPQRGQVRPAEPGEVGHHDPRVARLLPLTEVTR, from the coding sequence ATGCGCACCGCCCCCACCCCCGTCCTGGGCCGCGTCGTCGTCGTCGGCGCCGGCATGGTGGCCCACCGCCTCGTCGCCGGGCTCCTCGACCGCGCCCCCGCCGACGGCTGGCACGTCACCGTCGTCGGCGACGAGCCCTGGGCCCCCTACGACCGCGTCCACCTCTCCGAGCTCCTCACCGCGGGCCGCACCCCCGAGGACCTGGCGCTCGAGCCGACCGTGTGGGACGACCCCCGCACGACGCTGCTCACCGGGGACGCCGTCGAGAAGCTCGACCGCGACGCCCAGACCGTGACCACCCGGTCCGGCGTGGTCCTCCCGTACGACCAGCTCGTCCTCGCGACCGGCTCGTGGGCGTGGACCCCGCGCACCGAGGGCACCGAGCTGCCCGGCGTGTTCCGGTACCGCACGATGGCCGACCTGCAGGCGATGCAGACGTGGGTCGCGGAGCGGTCCGAGGCGCTGGGCCGCCCGCTGCGCGGCGCGGTCGTCGGCGGCGGCGTCCTGGGCCTGGAGGCGGCCGCCGCGCTCCAGCACCTCGGCGCCTCCGCGACCGTGGTCGAGTTCGCGGACCACCTCATGAACGTCCAGCTCGACGCGGGCGGCGGCGAGGCGCTGCGCGTGCTCGTCGGCGACCTGGGCATCGACGTGCGCACCTCGACGGGCTGCACCGGCCTCGCGCCGGCCGCGGACGGCGCCGTCGCCACCATGCGGCTGTCCAGCGACGACGAGATCCCCGCCGACGTCGTCGTCTTCTCCACCGGCGTCCGGCCCCGCGACCGGCTCGCCCGCGAGTCCGGCCTCGCGATCGGCGAGCGCGGCGGTGTCGTCGTCGGCGCCACCTGCCGCACCTCGGACGCGGCGATCTGGGCGATCGGCGAGTGCGCGTCGTTCGAGAACGAGTGCACCGGCCTCGTCGCCCCCGGCAACGCGATGGCTGACGTCGTCGTCGACCGGCTGCTCGGCGGGCCGCGGCTCTACACGCCCGCCCCCGAGGGCACCAAGCTCAAGGGCGTCGGCATCGACGCGGCAAGCTTCGGCGACGTGTTCGGCCTGACCCCCGGCGCGCTCGAGGTCACGTTCACCGACCCCGTGGCGCGTACCTACCGCAAGCTCGTCGTGTCCGACGACGCCCGCACGCTGCTCGGCGGCGTCTTCGTCGGCGACGCGGCCCTCTACCCGCAGCTGCGGCCCATGCTCGGCCGTCCGCTCGGCGCCGACCCGTCCGCGTTCCTCGCGCCCGAGGGCGGCGCGCACGACACCGGCGCGGACCTGCCCGACGACGTGGTGGTCTGCTCGTGCACCAACGTCACTGCCGGCACCGTCCGCGAGGCCGTCACCGAGCACGGCTGCACGACGGTCGGCGAGGTCAAGGCGTGCACCAAGGCCGGCACGGTCTGCGGCTCGTGCGTCCCGGTCGTCACCAAGATCATGAACGCGCAGCTCGAGGCCAGCGGCATCGCGGTCTCGCGGGCCATGTGCGAGCACTTCGCGATGCCCCGCGCCGAGCTGTACGCGCTGGTCGCGGCCAGCGAGCTGCGGACCTTCAGCGAGATCGTCGCCGCGCACGGCACCGGCCGCGGCTGCGCGGTCTGCAAGCCCGTCGTCGCGTCGATCCTGTCCTCGCTGCGCGCCGGGCACGTGCTCGAGCGCGACCACGCGGGCCTGCAGGACACCAACGACCACGTCATGGCGAACCTGCAGAAGGACGGGACCTACTCGGTCATCCCGCGGGTTCCCGGCGGGGAGATCACCCCCGAGAAGCTCGTCGTGCTCGGCCAGGTGGCCGCCGACTTCGGCCTCTACACGCGCATCACGGGCGCCCAGCGGATCGGGATGTTCGGCGCCCGCATCGACCAGCTCCCCGCGATCTGGCAGCGGCTCATCGACGCCGGGTTCGAGTCCGGGCAGGCGTACGGCAAGTCGCTGCGGGCCGTGAAGTCCTGCGTCGGCTCGGCGTGGTGCCGGTTCGGCGTCCGCGACTCCGTCGGGATGGGCATCCTGCTGGAGAACCGCTACCGCGGCCTGCGCACGCCCCACAAGTTCAAGGTCGGCGTCTCCGGGTGCGCGCGGGAGTGCGCCGAGGCGCGCGGCAAGGATGTCGGCGTCATCGCGACCGCCGGCGGCTGGAACGTGTACGTCGGCGGCAACGGCGGGGCCAACCCGCGGCACGCGGACCTGCTCGCCGAGGACCTCGACGACGACGGGCTCGTCGCCGTGATCGACCGGTTCCTCGCCCTGTACGTGCGGCGCGGCGACCGTCTGCAGCGCACCGCACCCTTCGTCGCCGAGTACCCCGGCGGCATCGAGGCCCTGCGCGCCGTCCTCGTCGACGACACCGAGGGCATCGTCGCGGAGCTCGAGGCGGAGATCGCCGCGCACGTCGACGACTACCGCGACGAGTGGGCCGCCGCCCTGGAGGACCCCGACAAGCTCGACCGGTTCACCGCGTTCGTCAACGCACCCGGCGAGCACGACCCCGACCTGCGCTACACCCCGCAGCGCGGCCAGGTCCGCCCCGCGGAGCCCGGCGAGGTCGGCCACCACGACCCGCGCGTCGCGCGCCTGCTGCCCCTCACGGAGGTGACCCGGTGA
- the nirD gene encoding nitrite reductase small subunit NirD: MTTTDLRTDVCALDALVPERGAAALVDGVQVALFRLDDGSVLAVQNRDPFAGANVVARGIVGTVGDAPTVTSPMHKQVWDLRTGECLDTGGKTPKDASADLATWAVEVRAGRVLVSAR; encoded by the coding sequence GTGACCACGACCGACCTGCGCACCGACGTCTGCGCGCTCGACGCGCTCGTCCCCGAGCGGGGTGCCGCCGCCCTCGTCGACGGCGTCCAGGTGGCCCTGTTCCGGCTCGACGACGGCAGCGTCCTCGCCGTCCAGAACCGCGACCCGTTCGCCGGCGCGAACGTCGTCGCACGCGGCATCGTCGGGACCGTCGGCGACGCCCCCACGGTGACGTCGCCCATGCACAAGCAGGTCTGGGACCTGCGCACGGGCGAGTGCCTCGACACGGGCGGCAAGACGCCCAAGGACGCGTCGGCGGACCTCGCCACGTGGGCCGTCGAGGTGCGCGCGGGTCGCGTGCTCGTCAGCGCCCGCTGA
- a CDS encoding NAD(P)/FAD-dependent oxidoreductase — protein MTGPHHHDVLVVGGGNAGISLAAKLRRDGCRDVAIVEPKDVHEYRPLLSYVAGGMATLDDLRRPQAEAMPRGVRWYRDAVTSIDPARSAVRLASGGELTYSDLAVCPGSQVDWDAVPGAQDAVRTGAASTNYLPEHAPATWEMLSALTSGTAVFAISDRHVPCAPVGLKPLFLAADHWRRTGVLDAITVELVVEADRLVDLDESDQELRAAAAEYGVRVRTATSVESVDGASRRVRLRTPDGPDEIRYDTLYLAPPHRAPGWLASSGLTSPESDGFLAVDPVTLQHRDHATVWGLGDAAEVDALPSGGALRKQVPVVAHNIAARRTGATMRHYDGYSVGPVTTSRTQLLLAEFDRQGRKEPTLRVPDLARPRRSLLVFDRYVEPQIYWRRLLRGKVS, from the coding sequence GTGACCGGTCCCCATCACCACGACGTGCTCGTCGTCGGCGGCGGCAACGCCGGCATCTCCCTCGCGGCGAAGCTGCGGCGCGACGGCTGCCGCGACGTCGCGATCGTCGAGCCGAAGGACGTGCACGAGTACCGCCCGCTCCTGTCCTACGTCGCCGGCGGCATGGCGACCCTGGACGACCTGCGCCGCCCGCAGGCCGAGGCCATGCCGCGCGGGGTGCGGTGGTACCGGGACGCGGTCACCTCGATCGACCCCGCACGGTCGGCGGTCCGGCTCGCGAGCGGCGGCGAGCTCACGTACTCCGACCTCGCGGTCTGCCCCGGGTCGCAGGTCGACTGGGACGCGGTCCCGGGTGCGCAGGACGCGGTCCGCACCGGGGCGGCGTCGACGAACTACCTGCCCGAGCACGCGCCCGCGACGTGGGAGATGCTGTCGGCCCTCACGTCCGGGACCGCGGTGTTCGCGATCTCCGACCGGCACGTGCCGTGCGCGCCCGTGGGTCTCAAGCCCCTGTTCCTCGCGGCCGACCACTGGCGCCGCACGGGCGTCCTCGACGCGATCACCGTCGAGCTGGTCGTCGAGGCGGACCGGCTCGTCGACCTCGACGAGTCGGACCAGGAGCTGAGGGCCGCCGCGGCGGAGTACGGCGTGCGGGTCCGGACGGCCACGTCCGTCGAGAGCGTCGACGGCGCGTCCCGGCGCGTGAGGCTGCGGACCCCCGACGGCCCCGACGAGATCCGGTACGACACCCTGTACCTCGCGCCGCCGCACCGCGCGCCGGGATGGTTGGCGTCGAGCGGCCTCACCTCGCCCGAGAGCGACGGCTTCCTCGCGGTCGACCCGGTGACGCTGCAGCACCGTGACCACGCGACGGTGTGGGGGCTCGGCGACGCGGCCGAGGTCGACGCCCTGCCGTCGGGCGGTGCGCTGCGCAAGCAGGTGCCCGTCGTCGCGCACAACATCGCGGCCCGGCGCACCGGGGCGACGATGCGTCACTACGACGGCTACTCGGTCGGCCCGGTGACGACGTCCCGCACGCAGCTGCTGCTCGCGGAGTTCGACCGCCAGGGCCGCAAGGAGCCGACCCTGCGCGTGCCGGACCTGGCACGCCCGCGGCGCAGCCTCCTGGTCTTCGACCGGTACGTCGAGCCGCAGATCTACTGGAGGCGGCTGCTGCGCGGCAAGGTGTCCTGA
- a CDS encoding site-specific DNA-methyltransferase: MGSSGRPDDPLHAPLRTENVLALGEADDLLAHLAAADVPVRLALLDPPYNRRTRFHHYADSQRRDAWAQDRRRQAAAVRDLLTDDGSLWVHIDDAEMPVMRTLLDEVFGPDAFVATVVWQKTMSRDSRTAVSTSHEYLLVYARNRIAWHARRNKMPPTPTQLDRYRNPDADPRGPWTSGDLMAKAGPGRRAAQFYDVTLPSGRMVRPTPGTAWRFTRERFEALRDDDRIDFGDGDRLPRLKRFLAEVEPGLVPDTWWPGDVVGTTASAKRHLKQLLPDQVPFETPKPEALVARVIGVASDPGDLVLDLFAGSGTTAAVAHKTGRRWVAVEREERTFTEVAVPRLELVVKGLDPGGVTPATAWAGGGSFCTVTL; encoded by the coding sequence ATGGGGTCGAGCGGTCGTCCGGACGACCCGCTGCACGCGCCGCTGCGCACCGAGAACGTGCTCGCGCTCGGCGAGGCCGACGACCTGCTCGCGCACCTCGCGGCCGCGGACGTGCCGGTCCGTCTCGCGCTGCTCGACCCGCCGTACAACCGGCGCACCCGGTTCCACCACTACGCCGACAGCCAGCGGCGCGACGCGTGGGCGCAGGACCGGCGTCGGCAGGCCGCCGCCGTCCGGGACCTGCTCACCGACGACGGCAGCCTCTGGGTCCACATCGACGACGCCGAGATGCCCGTCATGCGCACGCTGCTCGACGAGGTGTTCGGCCCGGACGCGTTCGTCGCGACCGTCGTCTGGCAGAAGACGATGAGCCGCGACAGCCGCACCGCCGTCTCGACGAGCCACGAGTACCTGCTCGTCTACGCCCGGAACCGCATCGCCTGGCACGCGCGCCGCAACAAGATGCCGCCGACGCCCACGCAGCTCGACCGGTACCGCAACCCCGACGCCGACCCGCGGGGGCCGTGGACGTCGGGCGACCTCATGGCGAAGGCCGGGCCGGGGCGCCGCGCGGCGCAGTTCTACGACGTGACGCTGCCGTCGGGACGGATGGTCCGGCCCACGCCCGGGACGGCGTGGCGGTTCACGCGCGAGCGGTTCGAGGCGCTGCGCGACGACGACCGGATCGACTTCGGCGACGGCGACCGGCTGCCGCGGCTCAAGCGGTTCCTCGCGGAGGTCGAGCCCGGGCTCGTGCCGGACACGTGGTGGCCGGGGGACGTCGTCGGCACGACCGCGTCCGCGAAGCGGCACCTCAAGCAGCTGCTGCCCGACCAGGTGCCGTTCGAGACGCCCAAGCCGGAGGCCCTGGTGGCGCGCGTGATCGGTGTCGCGTCGGACCCCGGCGACCTCGTGCTCGACCTGTTCGCGGGCTCGGGGACGACGGCCGCCGTTGCACACAAGACCGGGCGCCGCTGGGTGGCCGTCGAGCGTGAGGAGCGGACGTTCACCGAGGTGGCCGTGCCGCGGCTCGAGCTCGTCGTCAAGGGCCTCGACCCCGGTGGGGTCACGCCCGCGACCGCGTGGGCAGGCGGCGGTTCGTTCTGCACGGTCACGCTCTGA
- a CDS encoding DNA adenine methylase translates to MAYRYLGNKARLAGWVVDAIATRVPAGATVADPMCGTAAVSRELADRGYRVLAADLLRFPTLHARARLLVDATFDDEVGFAPVGTYADALAALDALPPEDGLFAREYGMAGTPANGSRPRRYFTPENAGRIDAARRTLREWRAAGMPDAAVDLLLHDLVRAVNTVANVAGTYGFYRADLNPAAAGRLTFTPTPRAPDRGPGAGHRVAQGAVEDLAATIEADVVYLDPPYTKRQYAGVFHIPETIAREDDPEPAGLGGLRDWSDARSDFCSYRRARQALSDTVKRLEVPLVVVSYSEDGVVPPDRVRETLDEHGRVTRLERPRGRFRSNGGRDGPVHEHLYLVEKR, encoded by the coding sequence GTGGCGTACCGGTACCTCGGCAACAAGGCCAGGCTCGCGGGCTGGGTCGTCGACGCGATCGCGACGCGCGTGCCCGCCGGTGCGACGGTCGCGGACCCCATGTGCGGCACGGCCGCCGTCTCGCGCGAGCTCGCCGACCGCGGCTACCGCGTGCTCGCCGCGGACCTGCTGCGGTTCCCGACGCTGCACGCGCGCGCCCGGCTGCTGGTCGACGCGACGTTCGACGACGAGGTCGGCTTCGCGCCGGTCGGCACGTACGCGGACGCGCTCGCGGCGCTCGACGCGCTGCCCCCCGAGGACGGCCTGTTCGCCCGCGAGTACGGCATGGCCGGCACGCCCGCCAACGGGTCACGCCCGCGCCGGTACTTCACGCCCGAGAACGCGGGCCGGATCGACGCCGCCCGTCGCACGCTGCGCGAGTGGCGGGCCGCCGGGATGCCCGACGCGGCCGTCGACCTGCTGCTGCACGACCTCGTCCGCGCGGTGAACACGGTCGCGAACGTCGCCGGCACGTACGGCTTCTACCGGGCCGACCTCAACCCGGCCGCGGCGGGCAGGCTCACGTTCACGCCGACACCGCGGGCGCCCGACCGCGGTCCGGGTGCGGGGCACCGCGTCGCGCAGGGGGCGGTCGAGGACCTGGCCGCGACGATCGAGGCGGACGTCGTCTACCTGGACCCGCCGTACACGAAGCGCCAGTACGCGGGCGTGTTCCACATCCCGGAGACGATCGCGCGCGAGGACGACCCGGAGCCCGCCGGCCTCGGCGGCCTGCGCGACTGGTCCGACGCGCGCTCCGACTTCTGCTCCTACCGGCGCGCGCGGCAGGCGCTGAGCGACACGGTGAAGCGGCTCGAGGTGCCGCTCGTCGTCGTCTCCTACAGCGAGGACGGGGTGGTCCCGCCGGACCGGGTCCGGGAGACGCTCGACGAGCACGGGCGCGTGACCCGGCTGGAGCGCCCGCGCGGGCGGTTCCGGTCGAACGGCGGCCGTGACGGGCCCGTGCACGAGCACCTGTACCTCGTCGAGAAGCGCTGA
- a CDS encoding AIM24 family protein, producing MAVLTADKKVLHADLQGDSLRAASGSMVAYTGKVEFKSAGMGGGGGLRAALKQRVAGESISLMTCSGAGRVYLAQDAMDVTVVHLQNDRLTVESDHILAVTDGLQLDVQFSGLRGMTSGQGLATTTVTGTGQCAIISDGPLIALAVNPGEPLVVDPDVYVAGTGQTQMSLVSGVSWRSLVGEDGGEPFSLRFEGQGTVYIQPAER from the coding sequence GTGGCCGTCCTCACCGCGGACAAGAAGGTCCTGCACGCCGACCTGCAGGGCGACTCGCTCCGGGCCGCGTCCGGCTCGATGGTCGCCTACACCGGCAAGGTCGAGTTCAAGTCCGCCGGCATGGGCGGCGGCGGCGGGCTCCGCGCCGCGCTCAAGCAGCGGGTCGCGGGCGAGTCGATCTCGCTCATGACGTGCTCCGGCGCCGGGCGCGTCTACCTCGCGCAGGACGCGATGGACGTCACCGTCGTGCACCTCCAGAACGACCGGCTCACCGTCGAGTCCGACCACATCCTCGCCGTCACCGACGGGCTCCAGCTCGACGTGCAGTTCTCCGGCCTGCGCGGCATGACGTCCGGCCAGGGCCTGGCGACCACCACCGTCACCGGCACCGGCCAGTGCGCGATCATCTCCGACGGCCCGCTGATCGCGCTCGCCGTGAACCCGGGCGAGCCGCTCGTCGTCGACCCCGACGTCTACGTCGCCGGCACCGGCCAGACGCAGATGAGCCTCGTGTCCGGCGTGTCCTGGCGGTCGCTCGTCGGCGAGGACGGCGGCGAGCCGTTCTCCCTGCGCTTCGAGGGCCAGGGCACCGTCTACATCCAGCCGGCCGAGCGCTGA
- a CDS encoding AIM24 family protein, producing MPFEKVNSKVVRIPVTPQNAVLARRGAMLGYSGQVAFRPISGQGHGVGGMVGAAMSGESNPMMATEGNGSVLYGFRGLHVTVIDLTGDSLTVEADRVLAHDAHLQTSVEFIGQGGVRSAVRGAMTGQGLFTTRISGQGSVAVLSHGGTFPLQLNGDTVGVDPQAYVGHTGALNVDLKASVGLRDLVGRGSGEAFQLHVSGHGTVYVQASEEKF from the coding sequence ATGCCGTTCGAGAAGGTCAACAGCAAGGTCGTCCGCATCCCCGTCACGCCGCAGAACGCCGTCCTCGCACGGCGCGGCGCGATGCTCGGGTACAGCGGCCAGGTCGCGTTCCGCCCCATCTCCGGGCAGGGCCACGGCGTCGGCGGCATGGTCGGCGCCGCGATGTCCGGCGAGTCCAACCCGATGATGGCGACCGAGGGCAACGGGTCCGTGCTCTACGGGTTCCGGGGGCTGCACGTCACCGTCATCGACCTCACGGGCGACTCGCTCACCGTCGAGGCCGACCGCGTCCTCGCGCACGACGCGCACCTGCAGACGTCCGTGGAGTTCATCGGCCAGGGCGGCGTCCGCTCCGCCGTCCGCGGCGCGATGACCGGGCAGGGCCTGTTCACCACCCGCATCTCCGGCCAGGGGTCCGTGGCCGTGCTCTCGCACGGCGGCACGTTCCCGCTGCAGCTCAACGGCGACACCGTCGGCGTCGACCCGCAGGCCTACGTCGGGCACACCGGCGCGCTCAACGTCGACCTCAAGGCCTCCGTCGGGCTGCGCGACCTCGTCGGACGCGGCTCCGGCGAGGCGTTCCAGCTCCACGTGTCCGGCCACGGCACGGTGTACGTCCAGGCCTCGGAGGAGAAGTTCTGA
- a CDS encoding AIM24 family protein — MISGIDTTILDARTLPVNDNVNPYAFSIDLNGEWFTSKGAMIAYYGNIDFSGVSAYASRAAWVAARFSSPLYAQDWVVASGHGKLVIGDRGNDINSYDLEAGNLTIKQTNLLAFETGLELKQSIVPGFVTLIGTGKFLASSNGPVIFVEPPFRADPEALLGWADCPSPSHHYDYNWMAQSLVAGIQGMFGRQSGEERQFDFTGAGTVLLQSSEVQRHDPALVRMIEAQTQMLDNRSAGQLGQRLVARSQQP; from the coding sequence ATGATCAGCGGCATCGACACCACGATCCTCGACGCGCGCACCCTGCCGGTGAACGACAACGTCAACCCGTACGCGTTCTCGATCGACCTCAACGGCGAGTGGTTCACGTCCAAGGGCGCGATGATCGCGTACTACGGGAACATCGACTTCTCCGGCGTCAGCGCGTACGCGTCGCGTGCCGCCTGGGTCGCCGCCCGGTTCTCCTCGCCCCTGTACGCGCAGGACTGGGTCGTCGCGTCCGGCCACGGCAAGCTCGTCATCGGCGACCGTGGCAACGACATCAACTCGTACGACCTCGAGGCCGGCAACCTCACGATCAAGCAGACCAACCTGCTCGCGTTCGAGACCGGCCTCGAGCTCAAGCAGTCGATCGTCCCCGGCTTCGTGACGCTCATCGGCACCGGCAAGTTCCTGGCCTCGTCCAACGGGCCGGTGATCTTCGTCGAGCCGCCGTTCCGGGCCGACCCCGAGGCGCTGCTCGGCTGGGCCGACTGCCCGTCGCCCAGCCACCACTACGACTACAACTGGATGGCGCAGTCGCTCGTCGCCGGCATCCAGGGCATGTTCGGCCGCCAGTCCGGCGAGGAGCGCCAGTTCGACTTCACCGGCGCCGGCACCGTCCTGCTCCAGTCGTCCGAGGTGCAGCGGCACGACCCGGCCCTCGTCCGCATGATCGAGGCGCAGACGCAGATGCTCGACAACCGCTCCGCCGGCCAGCTCGGCCAGCGCCTGGTCGCCCGCTCGCAGCAGCCCTGA
- a CDS encoding RNA polymerase sigma factor: MKDDPPEARTTFVALYEQAYADVVRFAQRRAGPDHGEDVAEDTFLVAWRRLDEVPAAADDARAWLFGIARHVMLNRRRGDQRREALAVRVAHEAAVPRGPDDDADLVARRVDLARAWRLLSPTHQEALALAVLDGVDAPHAAQVLGISPVAYRLRLSRARRALRAHLGHLPATGAPARAPERTSTR, translated from the coding sequence ATGAAGGACGACCCACCGGAGGCCCGCACGACGTTCGTCGCGCTCTACGAGCAGGCGTACGCCGACGTCGTGCGGTTCGCTCAGCGCCGCGCCGGGCCGGACCACGGCGAGGACGTCGCGGAGGACACGTTCCTCGTGGCGTGGCGCCGGCTCGACGAGGTCCCGGCCGCGGCCGACGACGCGCGGGCGTGGCTGTTCGGCATCGCCCGGCACGTGATGCTCAACCGACGCCGCGGCGACCAACGCCGCGAGGCGCTCGCTGTCCGTGTCGCGCACGAGGCGGCCGTGCCGCGCGGGCCCGACGACGACGCCGATCTCGTCGCGCGGCGGGTGGACCTGGCCCGTGCGTGGCGGCTGCTCTCGCCCACGCACCAGGAGGCGCTCGCGCTCGCGGTCCTCGACGGGGTCGACGCCCCGCACGCCGCACAGGTCCTCGGGATCTCGCCCGTCGCGTACCGGCTCCGTCTCAGCCGCGCACGACGCGCGCTGCGCGCACACCTCGGACACCTCCCTGCGACCGGAGCACCGGCCCGGGCACCGGAAAGGACCTCGACCCGATGA
- a CDS encoding LacI family DNA-binding transcriptional regulator, translated as MTSADVARESGVSRTTVSYVLNAKDGVVITDATRQRVLDAAARLGYTPSAAARTLRSGRSDLVLCVLPDWTVGPVIDTLIDHLTTALAEHGLSVLVHSGRGKGSLADLWRAVTPCAVLGLAPFDEADTHAMRQAGIPVVGTALDEDPHPEIFSVPQADIGGLQVEHLAERGHRVLAYAAPSDDRLAAFADRRLAGARAVCERLGLPEPRVAPVDLDVASAVAAVRQWRSGDDPVTAVAAYNDEVALAVLAGLRAEGLRVPDDVAVIGVDDISAARLAAPALTTVWQAIDAQASYLAASVLTALGLAHDPPQRTSDVFHVVQREST; from the coding sequence GTGACCAGTGCGGACGTCGCGCGGGAGAGCGGCGTCTCGCGGACGACCGTGTCGTACGTGCTCAACGCCAAGGACGGCGTCGTCATCACCGACGCGACCCGGCAGCGCGTGCTCGACGCCGCCGCCCGGCTCGGGTACACCCCCTCCGCCGCGGCCCGGACCCTGCGCTCCGGCCGGAGCGACCTCGTCCTGTGCGTGCTGCCCGACTGGACCGTCGGCCCCGTGATCGACACGCTCATCGACCACCTCACGACCGCGCTCGCCGAGCACGGGCTGTCCGTGCTGGTGCACAGCGGGCGCGGCAAGGGATCGCTGGCCGACCTCTGGCGCGCGGTCACGCCGTGCGCGGTCCTGGGCCTGGCGCCCTTCGACGAGGCCGACACGCACGCGATGCGGCAGGCCGGCATCCCGGTCGTGGGCACCGCTCTCGACGAGGACCCGCACCCCGAGATCTTCTCCGTCCCGCAGGCCGACATCGGCGGGCTGCAGGTCGAGCACCTGGCCGAGCGCGGGCACCGGGTCCTCGCGTACGCCGCACCGAGCGACGACCGCCTCGCCGCGTTCGCGGACCGCCGCCTCGCGGGTGCGCGGGCGGTGTGCGAGCGGCTGGGCCTGCCGGAGCCCCGGGTCGCGCCCGTGGACCTCGACGTCGCGTCCGCCGTGGCGGCGGTCCGCCAGTGGCGTTCGGGCGACGACCCCGTCACGGCCGTGGCGGCCTACAACGACGAGGTCGCGCTGGCCGTCCTCGCGGGGCTGCGCGCGGAGGGCCTGCGCGTCCCCGACGACGTCGCCGTCATCGGCGTCGACGACATCTCCGCCGCGCGCCTCGCCGCTCCGGCGCTCACGACCGTCTGGCAGGCGATCGACGCGCAGGCGTCCTACCTCGCGGCGTCGGTGCTCACGGCGCTGGGCCTGGCCCACGACCCCCCGCAGCGCACGAGCGACGTCTTCCACGTCGTCCAGCGCGAGTCGACCTGA